The following are encoded in a window of Ranitomeya variabilis isolate aRanVar5 chromosome 8, aRanVar5.hap1, whole genome shotgun sequence genomic DNA:
- the LOC143788418 gene encoding uncharacterized protein LOC143788418, with the protein MAGNTPIMESLKGAFDEFHKYAGSDGVAKGEEVDKFMQANFSEIMKNPKHPETVKKLVAAVKAHKDKGINKEQFAELYCSLVKAYAKDEVGVADKPHTEAQ; encoded by the exons ATGGCAGGGAATACTCCTATTATGGAAAGTCTCAAAGGCGCATTTGATGAGTTTCACAAGTATGCTGGAAGCGATGGAGTTGCAAAAGGCGAAGAAGTTGATAAGTTCATGCAAGCTAATTTTAGTGAAATAATGAAG AATCCAAAGCATCCAGAGACAGTGAAGAAACTTGTTGCCGCTGTCAAAGCTCACAAGGATAAAGGAATTAATAAAGAACAGTTTGCAGAGTTATATTGTAGTCTTGTGAAGGCTTATGCTAAAGATGAAGTTGGGGTTGCAGACAAACCTCACACTGAAGCTCAATGA